Proteins from a single region of Nakamurella deserti:
- a CDS encoding NADH-quinone oxidoreductase subunit M, which produces MKTAPASTVKTVALAISLVELVVVALIWVGYTPAATGYQFAASADWIPALGIGFSVGIDGVALVMIALIAVLVPIVLGASWEEKLPAGRTIGGYFALLLVLESTMMAVFAATDVFVFYVAFELMLIPMYFLIGAFGGPRRTYAATKFFLYSLFGGLMMLASVIGLYVTSKSHTATGVGTLDWAELRAIADQIPESTQMWIFAGFAIAFAIKAPLFPLHSWLPDAGAEAPVGSGTLIVGVLDKVGTFGFLRICLPLLPAASAKLAPVIITLSVIGIFYGGLVAAGQRDLKRFVTFTSIAHFGFIAMGVFAFTTQAMSGAVFYMVAHGLATGLLFLVVGMLTARGGSRLVGDYGGVWKVAPLLAGMFLIGSLATIALPGTSSFVAEFLVLLGTFATQPVWGAIATVGIVVAAIYMLWIFQRTMTGPVRGAGVLLPEPDLGAVPGGGSTGRLTGSTSTAVLTAPARHAVLEDEEETGQENAHSADPLGAVRARLRFGDLKAREIAVLTPLVALILLLGVYPKPVLDVINPTAAQIVTDSGHSDPAPAIEGANP; this is translated from the coding sequence ATGAAGACCGCACCCGCGTCGACGGTCAAGACGGTCGCGTTGGCGATCTCGCTCGTCGAGCTCGTGGTGGTCGCGCTGATCTGGGTGGGGTACACCCCGGCGGCCACCGGCTACCAGTTCGCCGCGTCCGCGGACTGGATCCCGGCGCTGGGCATCGGCTTCTCCGTCGGCATCGACGGCGTCGCGCTGGTGATGATCGCGCTGATCGCCGTCCTGGTGCCGATCGTGCTCGGTGCCTCCTGGGAGGAGAAGCTGCCGGCCGGGCGCACCATCGGCGGCTACTTCGCGCTCCTGCTGGTGCTCGAGTCGACGATGATGGCCGTCTTCGCCGCCACCGACGTCTTCGTCTTCTACGTCGCCTTCGAGCTGATGCTCATCCCGATGTACTTCCTCATCGGGGCGTTCGGCGGGCCGCGGCGGACGTACGCGGCGACCAAGTTCTTCCTGTACTCGCTGTTCGGCGGCCTGATGATGCTGGCCTCGGTCATCGGGCTCTACGTCACGAGCAAGAGCCACACCGCGACCGGGGTCGGCACGCTGGACTGGGCGGAGCTGCGGGCCATCGCGGACCAGATCCCGGAGTCCACCCAGATGTGGATCTTCGCCGGCTTCGCCATCGCCTTCGCCATCAAGGCGCCGCTGTTCCCGTTGCACAGCTGGCTGCCCGACGCGGGCGCCGAGGCGCCGGTGGGATCGGGAACGCTGATCGTCGGCGTGCTGGACAAGGTCGGCACCTTCGGCTTCCTGCGGATCTGCCTGCCGCTGCTGCCCGCCGCGTCGGCGAAGCTCGCGCCGGTGATCATCACGCTGTCGGTCATCGGCATCTTCTACGGCGGGCTCGTCGCGGCCGGCCAGCGTGACCTCAAGCGCTTCGTCACCTTCACCTCGATCGCGCACTTCGGCTTCATCGCGATGGGGGTCTTCGCGTTCACCACCCAGGCGATGAGCGGCGCGGTGTTCTACATGGTCGCCCACGGCCTGGCCACCGGACTGCTGTTCCTCGTCGTCGGGATGCTCACCGCCCGCGGCGGCTCCCGGCTGGTCGGCGACTACGGCGGGGTCTGGAAGGTGGCGCCGTTGCTGGCCGGGATGTTCCTCATCGGCTCACTGGCCACCATCGCGTTGCCCGGCACCAGCTCCTTCGTGGCCGAGTTCCTGGTACTGCTGGGCACCTTCGCCACCCAGCCGGTGTGGGGAGCGATCGCCACCGTGGGCATCGTCGTCGCCGCGATCTACATGCTGTGGATCTTCCAGCGGACGATGACCGGCCCGGTCCGCGGTGCCGGTGTGCTGCTGCCCGAGCCCGACCTCGGGGCCGTTCCCGGCGGTGGCTCCACCGGCCGGCTGACCGGCAGCACCTCGACGGCGGTGCTGACCGCCCCGGCCCGGCACGCCGTCCTGGAGGACGAGGAGGAGACCGGGCAGGAGAACGCGCACAGCGCCGATCCGCTCGGGGCCGTCCGCGCGCGGCTGCGGTTCGGTGATCTGAAGGCCCGCGAGATCGCCGTGCTCACCCCGCTCGTCGCGCTCATCCTGCTGCTCGGCGTCTATCCCAAGCCGGTGCTCGACGTCATCAACCCGACCGCCGCCCAGATCGTCACCGACTCCGGGCACAGCGACCCGGCGCCGGCCATCGAAGGAGCCAACCCGTGA
- the rarD gene encoding EamA family transporter RarD: MRRGIVFGLVAYGVWGLFPLFWPFLEPASAPEILAHRVVWSLVFMAVVLTVRRHWHALRSLPRRTWLQVAAASVLIAVNWGVYIFAVNNGLVVEAALGYYINPLVSVALAVLVLRERLRTLQWVAVGIAAAAVVVIATGTGGLPWIALTLASSFALYGLVKKVIPLAAAESLTAEALVLAPAALAFLTWLQFAGRSTLTDHGAGHVLLLAAGGLVTIVPLGAFAVAAQALPLSVVGFLQYLTPTMQFVLGVFWAHEHMSATRWVGFVIIWAALAVYSVDAVRHSRGGRREPAAATVAGRS, translated from the coding sequence ATGCGCCGGGGGATCGTCTTCGGCCTCGTCGCGTACGGCGTCTGGGGCCTGTTCCCGCTGTTCTGGCCGTTCCTGGAGCCGGCGTCCGCGCCGGAGATCCTGGCCCACCGGGTCGTCTGGTCCCTGGTGTTCATGGCCGTCGTGCTGACGGTGCGGCGACACTGGCACGCGCTGCGGTCGCTCCCCCGGCGAACCTGGCTGCAGGTCGCGGCGGCGTCGGTGCTGATCGCGGTGAACTGGGGCGTGTACATCTTCGCCGTCAACAACGGCCTCGTCGTCGAGGCGGCGCTGGGTTACTACATCAATCCGCTGGTCAGCGTCGCATTGGCCGTGCTGGTGCTGCGCGAGCGGCTGCGGACGTTGCAGTGGGTCGCGGTGGGCATCGCCGCGGCGGCCGTGGTGGTCATCGCCACCGGCACCGGCGGGCTGCCGTGGATCGCGCTGACGCTCGCGTCGTCGTTCGCGCTGTACGGACTGGTGAAGAAGGTGATCCCGCTCGCGGCGGCGGAGTCGCTGACGGCGGAGGCGCTGGTGCTGGCCCCGGCCGCACTGGCCTTCCTGACCTGGCTGCAGTTCGCCGGCCGGTCCACCCTGACCGACCACGGCGCGGGGCACGTGCTGCTGCTGGCCGCCGGCGGGCTGGTGACCATCGTCCCGCTGGGCGCGTTCGCGGTCGCGGCGCAGGCGTTGCCGCTGTCGGTGGTCGGGTTCCTGCAGTACCTCACGCCCACCATGCAGTTCGTGCTCGGGGTGTTCTGGGCGCACGAGCACATGTCGGCCACCCGGTGGGTGGGCTTCGTGATCATCTGGGCGGCGTTGGCGGTCTACTCCGTCGACGCCGTCCGCCATTCCCGGGGCGGCCGGCGGGAGCCCGCGGCAGCGACGGTGGCCGGGCGCAGCTAG
- the nuoN gene encoding NADH-quinone oxidoreductase subunit NuoN: protein MTTVILAAPVSVAPISAPSIDYGAILPILIILGAACLGVLVEALLKARQRYAAQVALTVTAIVAAGVVTVLQGTGGHYAVTLAGALSIDQATYAMWGVLLALALASVLLMADRTAEPGGAFVAQAAPLAAVRERARTRTIAPMQTEVFPLALFATGGMLIFPASADLITLFVGLEVLSLPLYLMCGLARRRRLISQEAAVKYFLLGAFASAILLYGIALLYGYAGSLRYADIGLATQAGGRTDALLFGGLALLMVGLLFKGSVGPFHTWTPDVYQGAPTPVTAFMASCTKVAAFAAMARVLYSAFAPSVWDWKGTLWGVAIASMLIGAILGITQSDVKRMLAYSSVAHAGFLLLGVMALTSDGVTGTLFYLLTYGFATIGTLALVMLVRNADGEATQVSQWAGLARRSPWVAGLMTLFLLSFAGIPLTSGFIGKLTVFSAAMEQGMGPLVVVAMVATAITAFFYLKIVVLMFFAEPVDGGPAVTVPSPFVLTVVVVCGVVTLGLGLYPSAALDVLAVQVPLLS from the coding sequence GTGACCACGGTGATCCTGGCCGCCCCCGTGTCCGTGGCGCCGATCAGCGCGCCGAGCATCGACTACGGCGCCATCCTGCCGATCCTGATCATCCTGGGCGCGGCCTGCCTCGGGGTGCTGGTCGAGGCGCTGCTCAAGGCCCGGCAGCGCTATGCCGCACAGGTCGCGCTGACCGTGACGGCGATCGTCGCGGCCGGGGTGGTCACCGTGCTGCAGGGCACCGGCGGCCACTACGCGGTGACCCTGGCGGGGGCCCTGTCGATCGACCAGGCGACGTATGCGATGTGGGGGGTGCTGCTGGCGTTGGCGCTGGCGTCGGTGCTGCTGATGGCCGACCGCACCGCCGAGCCGGGCGGGGCCTTCGTGGCCCAGGCCGCGCCGCTCGCCGCGGTCCGCGAGCGGGCCCGCACCCGCACGATCGCCCCCATGCAGACCGAGGTCTTCCCGTTGGCGCTGTTCGCCACCGGCGGCATGCTGATCTTCCCGGCGTCGGCGGACCTGATCACCCTGTTCGTCGGTCTGGAGGTGCTGTCGCTCCCGCTGTACCTGATGTGCGGGCTGGCCCGCCGTCGCCGGCTGATCTCGCAGGAGGCGGCGGTCAAGTACTTCCTCCTCGGCGCCTTCGCGTCGGCCATCCTGCTGTACGGCATCGCGTTGCTCTACGGCTACGCCGGCAGCCTGCGGTACGCCGACATCGGCCTGGCCACCCAGGCCGGTGGCCGGACCGATGCGCTGCTGTTCGGCGGTCTCGCGCTGCTGATGGTCGGACTGCTGTTCAAGGGGTCGGTCGGGCCGTTCCACACCTGGACGCCGGACGTCTACCAGGGGGCGCCGACCCCGGTCACGGCGTTCATGGCGTCCTGCACCAAGGTCGCCGCGTTCGCCGCGATGGCCCGGGTGCTGTACTCCGCGTTCGCGCCCTCGGTGTGGGACTGGAAGGGCACGCTGTGGGGTGTCGCCATCGCCTCGATGCTGATCGGCGCGATCCTGGGCATCACCCAGAGCGACGTCAAGCGGATGCTGGCCTACTCCTCGGTCGCCCACGCGGGCTTCCTGCTGCTCGGCGTGATGGCTCTCACCAGCGACGGCGTCACCGGCACGCTGTTCTACCTGCTGACCTACGGCTTCGCCACGATCGGGACGCTGGCCCTGGTGATGCTGGTCCGCAACGCCGACGGCGAAGCCACCCAGGTGTCGCAGTGGGCGGGTCTGGCCCGGCGGTCCCCGTGGGTGGCCGGACTGATGACGCTGTTCCTGTTGTCGTTCGCCGGCATCCCGCTGACCAGCGGTTTCATCGGCAAGCTCACCGTGTTCAGCGCCGCGATGGAGCAGGGGATGGGGCCGCTGGTGGTGGTGGCGATGGTCGCGACCGCGATCACCGCGTTCTTCTACCTCAAGATCGTGGTGCTCATGTTCTTCGCCGAGCCCGTCGACGGTGGCCCCGCCGTGACCGTGCCGAGCCCGTTCGTGCTGACCGTCGTCGTGGTGTGCGGCGTGGTGACCCTGGGCCTGGGGCTGTACCCGAGCGCCGCCCTGGACGTTCTGGCCGTCCAGGTTCCGCTGCTGTCGTAA
- a CDS encoding polyprenyl synthetase family protein, giving the protein MAGIELADPALARRVTDGLATVEDLLDKELQSEFGFVTETASHLMHAGGKRFRPLFTLVAAGIGPRPDAPEVAIAAAVVELVHLATLYHDDVMDEAEVRRGAKSANARWDNSIAILTGDFLFAHASRLVADLGPDAVRIIAETFAELVTGQTRETVGPGPTGSPIEHHLLVLDEKTASLIDTCARYAGMFSGATDAEIAALRRYGRAVGVAFQIADDIIDIVSADSGKTPGTDLREGVPTLSALYTIAAGTDSRLIDLVSRPLRDEAEVAEAVALLSASDGMVQARQTLDSYAGEAAAALSDLPPSSARDALTSLTRFVVERTR; this is encoded by the coding sequence ATGGCCGGGATCGAGCTCGCCGACCCGGCGCTCGCCCGGCGGGTGACCGACGGCCTGGCCACGGTCGAAGACCTGCTCGACAAGGAACTGCAGTCCGAGTTCGGGTTCGTCACCGAGACCGCCTCGCACCTGATGCACGCCGGCGGGAAGCGGTTCCGCCCGCTGTTCACCCTGGTCGCCGCCGGGATCGGACCGCGACCGGACGCCCCCGAGGTGGCCATCGCCGCGGCGGTGGTCGAGCTGGTGCACCTGGCGACGCTGTACCACGACGACGTCATGGACGAGGCCGAGGTGCGCCGTGGCGCGAAGTCGGCCAACGCCCGTTGGGACAACTCGATCGCCATCCTCACCGGCGACTTCCTCTTCGCCCACGCCTCCCGGCTGGTCGCCGACCTCGGTCCGGATGCCGTCCGCATCATCGCCGAGACCTTCGCCGAACTCGTCACCGGGCAGACCCGGGAGACCGTCGGCCCAGGGCCGACCGGCAGCCCGATCGAGCACCACCTGCTGGTGCTCGACGAGAAGACCGCCTCGTTGATCGACACCTGTGCCCGCTACGCCGGGATGTTCTCCGGCGCCACCGACGCCGAGATCGCCGCACTCCGCCGGTACGGCCGCGCCGTCGGCGTCGCCTTCCAGATCGCCGACGACATCATCGACATCGTGTCCGCCGATTCCGGCAAGACCCCGGGCACCGACCTGCGTGAAGGTGTCCCGACCCTGTCGGCGCTGTACACGATCGCCGCCGGCACCGACTCCCGGCTCATCGACCTGGTGTCCCGGCCGCTGCGCGACGAGGCCGAGGTGGCCGAGGCGGTCGCGCTGCTGTCGGCGTCCGACGGCATGGTCCAGGCCCGGCAGACCCTGGACAGCTACGCCGGGGAGGCGGCCGCCGCGCTGAGCGACCTGCCGCCGTCGTCGGCCCGGGACGCCCTGACCTCCCTGACCCGGTTCGTGGTGGAGCGCACCCGCTAG